The following coding sequences are from one Candidatus Thermoplasmatota archaeon window:
- a CDS encoding helix-turn-helix domain-containing protein, with protein sequence MREALDLENRKRIYDYVSRYPGTYLREIQKNLEMEMGVLEYHLNYLEEKGLLSSEMDGRLRRFYVGEEVDFLDRRLLGLMRQRIPRKIAIRALLESEVSFDALRSELGISKSTLSFHLSKMRSVGILRERKEQRKTHYSIEDEDEVARILITYKSSFLDDLVDRFAEVWMELRV encoded by the coding sequence ATGAGGGAAGCCCTGGATCTCGAGAACCGGAAGCGCATCTATGACTATGTATCGAGATATCCTGGGACATACCTGAGGGAGATCCAGAAGAACCTGGAGATGGAGATGGGCGTGCTGGAGTACCATCTGAACTATTTGGAGGAGAAGGGGCTGCTGTCGAGCGAGATGGACGGGAGGCTGAGGCGCTTCTACGTCGGCGAGGAGGTCGACTTCCTTGACAGGAGACTCCTGGGTCTGATGAGGCAGAGGATCCCGCGGAAGATAGCCATCAGAGCCCTCCTCGAGTCCGAGGTTTCCTTCGACGCCCTGAGGAGCGAGCTCGGGATATCGAAGTCCACGCTCTCCTTCCACCTCAGCAAGATGAGGAGCGTGGGGATCCTGCGGGAGAGGAAAGAGCAGAGGAAGACGCACTACTCGATAGAGGACGAAGATGAGGTGGCCAGGATACTGATAACCTATAAATCGTCATTCCTCGATGACTTGGTGGACAGGTTCGCCGAGGTGTGGATGGAGCTGCGTGTATGA
- the pcm gene encoding protein-L-isoaspartate O-methyltransferase, with translation MSYEKERERMVQKLIRGGHIHSPRVVEAMRKIPRHYFVDIGKMAYVDSPMSIGEGQTISAPHMVGIMLEALDLRDGQKVLEVGGGSGYHAALVGEMIGGKGTVYSVERIEGLALKARSALERVGLSERVSIIVADGSLGLPEHAPYERIFVTCAAPAIPDPLVDQLEEGGKLLIPVGGTYLQDLVLGIKKRGRIKKKSHGGCVFVPLVGRHGF, from the coding sequence ATGAGCTACGAGAAGGAGAGGGAACGCATGGTTCAGAAGCTCATCCGAGGGGGGCACATCCATTCGCCAAGAGTCGTCGAAGCGATGCGGAAGATACCCCGGCACTACTTCGTGGACATCGGCAAGATGGCTTACGTGGATTCTCCCATGTCGATAGGCGAGGGGCAGACGATATCCGCTCCGCACATGGTGGGCATCATGCTCGAGGCTCTCGACCTGCGGGACGGGCAGAAGGTGCTCGAAGTGGGAGGCGGATCTGGATACCACGCGGCCTTGGTGGGCGAGATGATCGGGGGCAAAGGGACGGTCTACTCCGTTGAGAGAATCGAGGGACTGGCCCTGAAGGCGAGGTCGGCCTTGGAGAGGGTCGGGTTGTCCGAGAGGGTGAGCATCATCGTGGCGGACGGTTCTCTCGGGCTTCCTGAGCATGCGCCGTATGAGCGCATATTCGTGACGTGCGCCGCGCCGGCGATCCCTGACCCTCTCGTGGACCAGCTGGAGGAGGGAGGGAAGCTCCTGATTCCCGTCGGTGGGACGTACCTGCAGGACCTGGTCCTCGGCATAAAGAAGCGAGGCAGGATCAAGAAGAAGTCCCACGGTGGCTGCGTCTTCGTTCCTTTGGTTGGCAGGCACGGATTCTGA
- a CDS encoding TraB/GumN family protein — MITLVGVGHVFDIKDEVRRVIIERLPSVVCVELDRARFHALMSGATGRPGGPLPYNALAFFQRWIARKYGTDVGQEMVAAVSSAREIGADVAFIDMEATDVFQRFWRGMSFKERVKMFVALASSLFVRKKTIDREIRRFEENNETYLEAFGKEFPSIKRILIDDRNTHMARAIEKISETHMNIVAVIGDGHIEGVRDLLGDREVDVVRLRELRSEPSTDSVTFSFSIENDS; from the coding sequence ATGATCACGCTCGTCGGTGTGGGCCATGTTTTCGACATCAAGGACGAGGTAAGGCGCGTGATCATAGAGAGACTGCCCTCGGTCGTGTGCGTCGAGCTCGACAGAGCCAGGTTCCACGCTTTGATGAGTGGTGCAACCGGTAGGCCGGGCGGGCCCCTCCCGTACAACGCTCTCGCCTTCTTCCAGAGATGGATCGCCCGCAAGTACGGCACGGACGTGGGTCAAGAGATGGTCGCTGCGGTCAGCTCCGCCCGCGAGATCGGCGCGGATGTCGCCTTCATAGACATGGAGGCAACCGACGTCTTCCAGAGGTTCTGGAGGGGGATGAGCTTCAAGGAAAGGGTCAAGATGTTCGTTGCGCTGGCATCCAGCCTCTTCGTGCGCAAGAAGACCATCGACAGGGAGATCAGGAGATTCGAAGAGAACAACGAGACCTACCTCGAGGCCTTTGGGAAGGAGTTCCCCTCGATCAAGAGGATACTCATCGATGACAGGAACACCCACATGGCCAGGGCCATCGAGAAGATCAGCGAGACCCACATGAACATCGTGGCTGTCATCGGGGACGGCCATATCGAGGGAGTGAGGGACCTGCTGGGAGACAGGGAAGTGGATGTCGTGAGGCTCAGGGAGCTCAGGTCAGAGCCATCCACGGACAGCGTGACCTTCTCGTTTTCGATAGAGAATGATTCGTAA
- the thyX gene encoding FAD-dependent thymidylate synthase, producing MMMFGDRINVELVRYTPDPVEAAGRAAGICWDKEEKEEYGAFIRRVVKKGHESVIEHVSFTFRIEGVSRALTHQLVRHRIASYSQRSQRYVDEGEFEYVTPPNVEENEEARKLFVGFMEESKGLYDRLRGMGIRKQDARFVLPNACESKIIVTMNARSLRNFFNLRMARGAQWEIRELAARMFDLVHDVAPELFEDLKEAADLARKD from the coding sequence ATGATGATGTTTGGGGATCGCATCAACGTCGAACTAGTGAGATACACGCCTGACCCTGTGGAGGCTGCGGGCCGGGCGGCCGGCATATGCTGGGACAAGGAGGAGAAAGAGGAATACGGGGCCTTCATCAGGAGGGTGGTGAAGAAGGGGCACGAGAGCGTCATCGAGCACGTCTCCTTCACCTTTCGGATAGAGGGAGTGAGCAGAGCGCTGACGCACCAGCTAGTGAGGCATCGGATCGCGTCCTACTCGCAGAGAAGCCAAAGGTACGTCGATGAAGGCGAGTTCGAGTACGTGACGCCTCCGAACGTGGAGGAGAATGAGGAGGCGAGGAAGCTCTTCGTGGGTTTCATGGAGGAGTCGAAGGGGCTGTACGACAGGCTGCGAGGAATGGGAATTCGAAAGCAGGATGCCCGCTTCGTTCTGCCCAACGCCTGCGAGTCCAAGATCATCGTCACCATGAATGCGAGATCGCTCCGCAACTTCTTCAACCTGAGGATGGCCCGGGGTGCTCAGTGGGAGATACGAGAACTCGCCGCGAGGATGTTCGACCTGGTTCATGATGTTGCGCCGGAGCTCTTTGAGGATTTGAAGGAAGCGGCCGATTTGGCTCGCAAGGATTAA
- the priS gene encoding DNA primase catalytic subunit PriS — MEKSATEDFLMQKFREYYKGTELYLPNEFGHREFGFMFFRGGYVQRHLGFKTRNEVKRFLLDRAPSHVYYSSAYYERPGAGTMDEKGWLGADLIFDLDADHIPRVKGLPFERQLHEIKLELMSLVDDFLLDDFGFAEDDLLITFSGGRGYHVHVRSPRVRPLTSPERREIVDFIQGTGLEAESAFRKRSIGRTPFGSVFTLEMPQPDDGGWSTRVHKGLMDFVGLLEKMPKDEALEKLGEFEGIGDKTASEIYSSLFEGEAGVRGVDRLREGRFDFFPKDSYRNHLVKIAIGHTLGTYRREIDEPVTADIKRLIRLPTSLHGKSGMRVIILQRGEVDDFVPLRDAFPEAFGSDPVEVVLEQDVSLNLKDEKINLHEGITDVPEFAAVFLMCRGLAKLSENEERK, encoded by the coding sequence ATGGAGAAGAGCGCGACGGAAGACTTCCTGATGCAGAAATTCAGGGAGTACTACAAGGGCACTGAGCTCTATCTTCCTAACGAGTTCGGTCATCGCGAGTTCGGCTTCATGTTCTTCAGGGGCGGCTATGTCCAGAGGCACCTTGGCTTCAAGACGAGAAACGAGGTCAAGAGGTTCCTCCTTGACAGGGCGCCCTCCCATGTCTACTACTCCTCCGCCTATTACGAGAGGCCTGGAGCTGGGACGATGGACGAGAAGGGGTGGCTGGGTGCCGACCTCATCTTCGACCTGGACGCGGACCACATACCGCGCGTGAAGGGGTTGCCCTTTGAGAGACAGCTTCATGAGATCAAATTGGAGCTGATGTCCTTGGTCGATGATTTCCTCCTCGACGACTTCGGCTTTGCGGAGGATGATCTCCTGATCACGTTCTCAGGCGGGAGGGGGTATCATGTCCACGTCAGATCGCCAAGGGTGAGACCGCTGACCAGTCCGGAGAGGAGGGAGATCGTGGATTTCATACAAGGGACGGGGTTGGAGGCGGAATCCGCATTCCGCAAGAGGTCCATTGGCAGAACTCCATTCGGGTCGGTGTTCACACTTGAGATGCCACAGCCCGATGACGGTGGATGGTCCACGAGAGTGCACAAGGGGCTAATGGACTTCGTCGGGCTACTGGAGAAGATGCCCAAGGACGAGGCGCTGGAGAAGCTCGGGGAGTTCGAGGGGATAGGTGACAAGACGGCGAGCGAGATCTACTCGTCCCTCTTCGAAGGAGAGGCTGGTGTGAGGGGCGTTGACCGGCTCCGTGAGGGGAGGTTCGACTTCTTCCCGAAGGATTCCTACAGGAACCATCTCGTCAAGATCGCGATCGGGCACACGCTGGGGACCTATCGCAGGGAGATAGATGAGCCTGTCACGGCGGACATAAAGCGTTTGATCAGACTCCCCACGAGCCTTCACGGGAAGAGCGGGATGAGGGTCATAATCCTTCAGCGGGGCGAGGTTGACGACTTCGTTCCCCTCAGGGACGCCTTCCCCGAGGCGTTCGGGAGCGACCCAGTAGAAGTGGTGCTCGAACAGGACGTCTCACTCAACCTGAAGGACGAAAAGATTAATTTACACGAAGGCATAACTGATGTTCCAGAGTTTGCAGCCGTGTTCTTGATGTGTCGTGGTCTTGCAAAGCTGTCCGAGAACGAGGAGCGCAAATGA
- a CDS encoding tetratricopeptide repeat protein gives MKRFVDRLEGGYRVVRIRRIRRIVYAILALITIFFLAAVTVANGASLRPFYLPLDIVLGVALVMGLVWLFLSFVFRNLRMRYAARSSQKFLMAGNSIKRALILTVVAIIVGVLFVLPFFHSATEDHLSSEMTVTVFGGTERGVDLWNTDGLGLTETRQVTIYVVGDAVRACFMEGDYDSGSPCPPSDWELVDDVQPKSYVLRGDGLRIYSLVLNGTIGSSDVRILSESAISETILGVVPLTMLIIAVLNVIWIAILNPVKKKFAAVSIYSREYVEKVKKDERFYGAKPTKTAPEPVTVPETVPSVKAEIEAETPPVEEVERPPPPPPEEEIPPPPELVTVPYLFEMAKDRVSVREFEQAVGFYDDILEREPDNVAALIGKGTALTSLDREDETIECLQRVLEADPKSKAALLWMAKVFDSRENWDEALKWYDRYLGIYHGDEKHWIKHGDVLVNLGRGDIAMESYRNALKINPHNRDATRKLEKLKISVKDLMTRALSRSALGNYLGALEVFDRVLRIEPGNTKALLGKGVAYRRLNKINSAVECLNAVLEMDPENQAALLNKGGLLEGQERWQEALYCYNLLVKMNPKDDEAWVKKGDVHLNLGMKDEAFESYGEAIALDPENEDVLQRRMALEGELAEATEEKDAVERLSKIKGVTKRRATLLYEAGFRTVEELSEASTNKLKAIQGISRKTARMILESVRAEAEEFDKRLNEIPGVGPSLAKAILDAGYASVDQITSASPKELSEIKGISKKKAESIIDFLSQ, from the coding sequence ATGAAGAGATTCGTGGATAGGCTGGAAGGCGGCTACAGGGTCGTCAGGATACGAAGGATAAGGAGAATCGTCTATGCCATACTAGCCCTGATCACGATATTCTTCCTTGCTGCGGTGACGGTTGCGAACGGGGCGAGCCTGAGGCCGTTCTATTTGCCCTTGGACATCGTCCTTGGCGTTGCCCTTGTGATGGGTCTCGTCTGGCTTTTTCTGTCCTTCGTGTTCAGGAATCTGAGGATGAGATATGCGGCGAGGAGCAGCCAGAAGTTCCTCATGGCCGGCAATTCGATCAAAAGAGCGCTCATCCTCACGGTCGTTGCCATCATCGTGGGAGTGCTGTTCGTCCTGCCCTTCTTCCACTCCGCCACGGAGGACCACCTCTCGAGCGAGATGACAGTGACGGTGTTTGGGGGGACCGAAAGGGGTGTCGACCTCTGGAACACTGACGGTCTGGGATTGACCGAGACGAGGCAGGTCACGATTTATGTCGTGGGCGATGCCGTGAGGGCGTGCTTCATGGAAGGGGACTATGACAGTGGTTCTCCATGCCCTCCCTCAGACTGGGAGCTCGTCGATGATGTACAGCCCAAGTCGTACGTGCTGAGAGGGGACGGACTCCGCATTTACTCGTTGGTGCTCAACGGGACGATCGGGTCCTCGGACGTTCGGATTCTATCGGAGAGCGCGATTTCCGAGACCATACTCGGGGTCGTGCCGTTGACCATGCTCATAATAGCCGTATTGAACGTCATCTGGATCGCCATCCTGAATCCCGTGAAGAAGAAGTTCGCGGCAGTATCGATCTACAGCCGGGAGTATGTGGAGAAGGTAAAGAAGGATGAGCGCTTCTACGGCGCAAAGCCCACCAAGACTGCTCCCGAGCCAGTGACCGTTCCGGAGACGGTTCCGTCAGTCAAGGCGGAGATCGAGGCAGAGACCCCGCCCGTGGAAGAGGTCGAGAGACCTCCGCCACCACCGCCCGAGGAAGAGATCCCGCCCCCGCCAGAGCTCGTGACCGTTCCGTACCTCTTTGAAATGGCGAAGGACCGCGTATCCGTGCGTGAGTTCGAGCAGGCGGTCGGGTTCTACGATGACATACTGGAACGGGAACCGGACAATGTTGCCGCCCTCATCGGCAAGGGAACGGCTCTCACGTCGCTGGATAGGGAAGATGAAACGATAGAATGCTTACAGAGAGTCCTCGAAGCGGACCCCAAGAGCAAAGCTGCCCTTCTGTGGATGGCAAAGGTCTTCGACTCGAGGGAGAACTGGGACGAGGCCCTCAAATGGTATGACCGGTACTTGGGGATCTACCACGGGGACGAGAAGCACTGGATAAAGCACGGCGACGTGCTTGTGAACCTCGGAAGGGGGGACATCGCCATGGAGAGCTACAGGAATGCGTTGAAGATCAACCCGCACAACAGAGATGCCACCCGGAAGCTGGAGAAGCTGAAGATCTCCGTCAAGGACCTCATGACGCGTGCTCTGAGCAGGTCGGCCCTAGGGAATTATCTGGGTGCACTGGAGGTTTTCGACCGGGTCCTGAGAATCGAGCCGGGGAACACCAAAGCGCTCCTCGGAAAGGGTGTGGCTTACAGGCGGCTCAACAAGATCAACAGCGCCGTAGAGTGTCTGAATGCCGTCCTTGAGATGGATCCGGAGAACCAGGCAGCCCTTCTGAACAAGGGCGGCCTGCTCGAAGGGCAGGAGAGGTGGCAAGAGGCGCTCTACTGCTACAACTTGCTCGTGAAGATGAACCCGAAGGATGATGAGGCGTGGGTGAAGAAAGGGGACGTCCACCTGAACCTCGGGATGAAGGACGAGGCCTTCGAGAGCTACGGTGAGGCAATCGCCCTCGACCCGGAGAACGAGGACGTTCTGCAGCGACGGATGGCCCTCGAGGGCGAGCTCGCGGAGGCGACTGAGGAGAAGGATGCGGTCGAGAGGCTCTCCAAGATCAAGGGAGTGACGAAGAGGAGAGCGACCCTGCTGTACGAGGCTGGCTTCAGGACCGTGGAGGAGCTGAGCGAGGCGAGCACGAACAAGTTGAAGGCGATCCAGGGGATAAGCAGGAAGACCGCCAGGATGATCTTGGAGTCCGTGAGGGCGGAGGCCGAGGAGTTCGACAAGAGGCTCAACGAGATACCTGGCGTTGGTCCGTCACTTGCAAAGGCGATCTTGGATGCAGGATACGCCTCGGTCGATCAGATCACGTCCGCGTCGCCCAAGGAGCTCAGCGAGATCAAGGGCATAAGCAAGAAGAAGGCGGAGAGCATCATAGACTTCCTGAGCCAATAA
- a CDS encoding 50S ribosomal protein L18a: MKPYRISGTFLMGDSWSPFKKEVAAKDQVDAVKRLYSDLGSKHAVKRRNIKITAVEELPEDQVQDPIVGFLIKGGAEK, from the coding sequence ATGAAACCCTACAGGATATCGGGGACCTTCCTCATGGGGGACTCCTGGTCGCCCTTCAAGAAGGAGGTCGCAGCAAAGGACCAGGTTGATGCCGTGAAACGCCTGTATTCGGACCTGGGAAGCAAGCACGCAGTGAAGCGGAGGAACATCAAGATAACGGCAGTTGAGGAGCTGCCGGAGGACCAGGTCCAAGATCCAATCGTGGGGTTCTTGATCAAAGGAGGAGCGGAGAAATGA
- the pfdA gene encoding prefoldin subunit alpha codes for MTEEELRSAVATLELARAQLDGLAKQGELLRMALEEHMRAKETISQFNKTKTGEKLLVPVGADCFVSAAVENNEDVIVGLGSDVMITDTTGDAIAKLDKRIKQMNDSEKELAKRMAELDGEVARLTEKVQSEYDEYRSQE; via the coding sequence ATGACGGAGGAAGAGCTCAGGAGCGCGGTGGCGACCTTGGAGTTGGCCAGAGCCCAACTCGATGGCCTAGCCAAGCAGGGCGAACTTCTCAGGATGGCCCTGGAGGAGCACATGCGGGCGAAGGAGACGATCTCGCAGTTCAACAAGACGAAGACGGGGGAGAAACTTCTCGTTCCTGTGGGCGCCGACTGCTTCGTCTCCGCGGCTGTCGAGAACAATGAGGATGTCATCGTGGGTCTCGGGTCCGACGTGATGATCACAGACACCACAGGAGACGCGATAGCAAAGCTGGACAAGAGGATCAAGCAGATGAACGACAGCGAGAAGGAGTTGGCGAAGAGGATGGCCGAGCTCGACGGTGAGGTCGCCCGGCTCACGGAGAAAGTCCAGAGCGAATATGATGAGTACCGTTCTCAGGAATGA
- the ftsY gene encoding signal recognition particle-docking protein FtsY: MFKFLKDRLKGWREKTAEEAGEIISEEKGRRIREKKLEDVLWDLEISLMEADVAVPVIEEIKESLREDLIGKKVSRTVSFSEGIEVALRAALKDVLVTEELDFERFIEDHEKPVVIMFVGVNGTGKTTAIARVAHLLKGKGMNCVMAASDTFRAGAIEQLEKHAQNLDVRLIRHDFGGDPAAVAFDAVEHARAKRKDVVLIDTAGRMQTNINLMDEMKKIRRVTDPDLVIFVGDALAGNDAVDQAQAFHEAVGIDAAILCKIDADAKGGAALSIAKAIGKPIIYVGTGQEYGDLVRFDPEWMIKRIFED; the protein is encoded by the coding sequence ATGTTCAAGTTTTTGAAGGACCGTCTGAAGGGCTGGCGGGAGAAGACCGCCGAAGAGGCGGGAGAGATCATATCCGAGGAGAAGGGCAGGAGAATCCGGGAGAAGAAGCTGGAGGACGTGCTGTGGGACCTTGAGATCAGTCTCATGGAAGCGGATGTGGCCGTCCCGGTGATAGAGGAGATCAAGGAGAGCCTGAGGGAAGACCTGATCGGGAAGAAGGTCTCGAGGACTGTCAGCTTCTCCGAGGGGATCGAGGTTGCTCTCAGGGCGGCGCTGAAGGATGTCCTGGTGACGGAGGAGCTCGACTTCGAGAGGTTCATCGAGGACCACGAGAAGCCCGTTGTCATCATGTTCGTCGGGGTCAATGGCACGGGGAAGACGACCGCGATCGCAAGGGTGGCTCACCTCCTCAAGGGGAAGGGGATGAACTGCGTCATGGCCGCGTCCGACACGTTCCGTGCGGGGGCGATAGAGCAGCTCGAGAAACATGCTCAGAACCTTGACGTAAGGCTCATCAGACACGATTTCGGCGGCGATCCAGCGGCCGTGGCATTCGACGCGGTGGAGCATGCGCGGGCGAAGAGGAAGGACGTCGTGCTGATAGACACGGCGGGAAGGATGCAGACCAACATCAACCTCATGGACGAGATGAAGAAGATCAGGAGGGTCACGGATCCAGACCTCGTCATCTTCGTGGGGGACGCACTTGCGGGCAACGATGCGGTCGATCAGGCGCAGGCGTTTCACGAGGCCGTTGGCATCGATGCTGCGATTCTGTGCAAGATAGATGCGGACGCGAAGGGCGGGGCCGCGCTCTCCATAGCGAAGGCGATAGGGAAGCCGATCATATACGTCGGGACGGGGCAGGAGTACGGCGACCTGGTCAGATTCGACCCGGAGTGGATGATAAAGAGGATATTCGAGGACTAG
- a CDS encoding glycosyltransferase family 2 protein, which translates to MVPVKLTVVIPTMNEADSIGKVIDDVQKHLSETEYEVLVVDTDSTDGTVKIAEERGARVVNEPRRGYGRAYKTGFKNAKGDYVATLDADCTYPAERIPDFVRILDSGEADFIIGDRLSNVSPEAMTLMHRIGNRILNVTMRLLFRVKVKDSQSGMWVFKRELLDSLNVTSDGMPFSEEIKIEAMTKGFRVKQIPIDYRPRTGEKKLQSWRDGWRNFKFLISKKFGRAR; encoded by the coding sequence GTGGTTCCAGTAAAGCTCACTGTCGTCATACCGACCATGAACGAGGCCGACTCGATCGGCAAGGTGATCGATGACGTCCAGAAGCATCTCTCCGAGACCGAGTACGAGGTCCTCGTCGTCGACACGGACTCAACCGACGGAACTGTGAAGATCGCGGAGGAGAGAGGCGCCAGGGTCGTGAACGAGCCGCGGAGGGGCTACGGCAGGGCCTACAAGACCGGCTTCAAGAACGCGAAGGGAGATTATGTCGCGACGCTGGACGCGGACTGCACATACCCCGCTGAGCGAATACCCGACTTCGTCAGAATCCTCGACTCGGGCGAGGCCGATTTCATCATCGGAGACAGGCTCTCGAACGTGTCCCCCGAGGCGATGACCCTCATGCACAGGATAGGCAATCGCATACTGAACGTCACGATGCGGCTTCTGTTCCGCGTCAAGGTGAAGGACTCCCAATCCGGCATGTGGGTGTTCAAGAGAGAGCTTCTGGACTCCCTCAACGTAACCAGCGATGGCATGCCCTTCTCGGAGGAGATAAAGATCGAAGCCATGACGAAAGGGTTCCGCGTGAAGCAGATCCCCATTGACTACAGACCGAGGACCGGGGAGAAGAAACTGCAGAGCTGGCGTGACGGGTGGAGGAATTTCAAGTTCCTGATCTCGAAGAAGTTCGGCAGAGCGCGCTAG
- a CDS encoding glycosyltransferase, producing the protein MLISIIVTARNEKRNMAHLLDSLVNQEPPIEIVIIDAKSTDSTAEIVKEYMSRYDFIKLVVRGGTRGLSRNYGVENCTGEAVAFIDADCIVNPFWISRVRASLQDWDVVAGKTINIGYQPFEDLERVELMYKGFDITFPSNNLAYRKSLFDRIGGFDDRFITAEDIDLNLRAVEAGATIHYEKEAIMYHRARPTFYKFYEQAFWNGVGRKQLTLKHGRLWRNYRPFEMFRREISFWSLTRLVFALLGYAGYKFFRRRKEPEQA; encoded by the coding sequence ATGTTGATCAGCATAATCGTGACGGCCAGGAACGAGAAGAGGAACATGGCCCACCTTCTCGACAGCCTGGTCAATCAGGAACCGCCAATAGAGATCGTGATCATCGACGCGAAGAGCACCGATTCCACCGCGGAGATAGTGAAGGAGTACATGTCGCGATACGACTTCATCAAGCTGGTGGTCAGAGGCGGGACGAGGGGACTGAGCAGGAACTATGGCGTGGAGAACTGCACCGGTGAAGCGGTCGCGTTCATAGATGCCGACTGCATCGTGAATCCATTCTGGATAAGCAGGGTGAGAGCCTCGCTGCAGGATTGGGACGTCGTGGCCGGGAAGACCATCAACATCGGCTACCAGCCGTTCGAGGACCTTGAGCGGGTCGAGCTGATGTACAAGGGGTTCGACATCACGTTCCCGAGCAATAACTTGGCGTACAGGAAGTCGTTATTCGACAGGATCGGTGGATTCGATGACCGGTTCATCACCGCCGAGGACATCGATCTCAACCTCAGGGCGGTGGAGGCGGGAGCGACGATTCATTACGAGAAGGAAGCGATAATGTATCACAGGGCCCGCCCGACGTTCTACAAGTTCTACGAGCAGGCATTCTGGAACGGGGTGGGAAGAAAACAGTTGACGCTCAAGCACGGGAGGCTGTGGAGGAACTACCGGCCCTTCGAGATGTTCAGGCGGGAGATCAGTTTCTGGTCTCTCACGAGACTCGTGTTTGCACTTCTCGGCTATGCCGGGTACAAGTTCTTCCGCAGGAGGAAGGAACCGGAACAGGCGTAG
- a CDS encoding PHP domain-containing protein: MTRTDIHIHSSFSDGLATPRQIVEFAVTREFDRICITDHVRVDTAWLDEFFEEIEALKREFAGRIEVLAGVEAKVLDMSGRIDADLGRVSRADLVLAAFHRIPRAKGFMARRDIGRNKAEALENWSMSMKAVLSNPAVQVIAHPGNIFKMNGVRIPTYLKEEIASLAGPSGKVFEHNLKYGVPDSGFLSLLVSEGVQILQGSDAHSIAELDELWSDWPANASSGQI, from the coding sequence TTGACAAGGACGGACATCCATATTCACTCTAGTTTCTCCGACGGTCTCGCAACACCGCGTCAGATTGTGGAGTTCGCCGTTACCAGGGAGTTCGACAGGATCTGCATCACGGACCACGTCAGGGTCGACACGGCGTGGCTGGACGAGTTCTTCGAGGAGATCGAGGCTCTCAAGAGGGAGTTCGCGGGCAGAATCGAGGTTCTGGCGGGCGTAGAGGCGAAGGTCCTGGACATGAGCGGGAGGATAGATGCGGACCTCGGGCGGGTCTCGCGGGCGGACCTGGTCCTTGCGGCATTCCACAGGATCCCTCGTGCCAAGGGGTTCATGGCTCGTCGCGACATAGGAAGGAACAAGGCCGAGGCCCTGGAGAACTGGTCCATGTCGATGAAGGCCGTACTCTCCAATCCTGCGGTGCAGGTCATCGCACACCCTGGGAACATCTTCAAGATGAACGGGGTGAGGATCCCCACGTATCTGAAGGAAGAGATAGCGTCTCTCGCGGGTCCCAGCGGAAAGGTATTCGAGCACAATCTCAAGTACGGAGTCCCGGACAGCGGGTTCCTGTCCCTACTCGTTTCCGAGGGCGTTCAGATACTTCAGGGAAGCGACGCCCACAGCATAGCAGAACTCGATGAGCTTTGGAGCGATTGGCCCGCCAATGCATCCTCCGGTCAGATATGA